One Desulfobulbus propionicus DSM 2032 DNA segment encodes these proteins:
- the hisA gene encoding phosphoribosylformimino-5-aminoimidazole carboxamide ribotide isomerase, whose product MRFRPCIDLHDGKVKQIVGSSLGDDPARLQTNFSSPFPPSHYADMYRRDQLTGGHVIMLGPGNEAAAREALAAWPGGLQVGGGITLDNAAHWLDHGASHVIVTSHVFHDGQLDQQRLDRLTRLVGKERLVLDLSCRWHGDGYYVVTDRWQKFTQLRITPATLDNLAASCDEFLVHAVDVEGKCMGIDTRLLELLADAAPVPTTYAGGVASMADLDHIRISGRGRIDVTVGSALDIFGGSGLRYQDVVAYHERG is encoded by the coding sequence ATGCGATTCCGCCCCTGTATCGATCTCCATGACGGCAAGGTAAAACAGATCGTCGGCTCCAGCCTGGGCGACGATCCGGCGCGGCTGCAAACCAATTTCTCCTCCCCATTCCCCCCCTCCCACTACGCCGACATGTACCGGCGCGACCAGCTCACCGGCGGTCATGTGATCATGCTTGGTCCCGGCAACGAGGCGGCGGCCCGCGAGGCTTTGGCGGCCTGGCCGGGCGGCTTGCAGGTGGGCGGCGGCATCACCCTCGACAACGCCGCCCATTGGCTCGACCACGGCGCCTCCCATGTCATCGTCACCTCCCATGTGTTCCATGACGGACAGCTGGACCAACAGCGGCTCGACCGTCTGACCCGGCTGGTCGGCAAAGAACGCCTGGTGCTCGACCTGAGCTGCCGCTGGCACGGGGACGGCTATTACGTGGTCACCGATCGCTGGCAAAAATTCACCCAACTGCGGATTACTCCGGCAACCTTGGACAATTTGGCTGCCTCGTGCGATGAGTTTCTCGTCCATGCGGTGGATGTCGAGGGCAAGTGCATGGGCATCGATACCCGCCTGCTGGAACTGTTGGCCGACGCTGCCCCGGTGCCCACCACCTATGCCGGCGGTGTCGCCAGCATGGCCGACCTGGATCACATCCGGATCAGCGGTCGTGGGCGGATTGACGTCACCGTGGGGTCGGCCCTCGACATTTTCGGCGGCTCCGGTTTGCGCTATCAAGACGTGGTGGCCTATCATGAACGCGGATGA
- a CDS encoding RsbRD N-terminal domain-containing protein, with protein MELQKALANKKKEILSLWIERTLDSYASPGFFKQSQDPFANPVGSNISAGLTSIYELLLTDTDQQAYCQPIDQVVRIRAVQDFTPAQAVAPFLELKWVVKQVFSLDKETKPLLGLLDQLDCTIDGIALTAFNIYSECREQLYQNRIRELKSGSAILTDAACPSALMRQHLDTSGPDAGK; from the coding sequence ATGGAACTGCAGAAGGCGCTGGCAAACAAGAAGAAAGAGATCCTTTCGTTGTGGATTGAGCGGACGCTTGACAGTTACGCCTCACCTGGATTTTTCAAACAGTCACAGGATCCGTTTGCCAATCCCGTGGGAAGCAACATTTCTGCCGGCCTGACATCCATCTACGAACTGTTGCTCACAGATACCGACCAACAGGCCTATTGCCAGCCGATCGATCAGGTCGTCAGGATCCGAGCTGTGCAGGACTTCACTCCGGCACAGGCCGTGGCGCCTTTTCTTGAATTGAAATGGGTCGTGAAGCAGGTTTTCTCCCTTGACAAGGAGACCAAGCCATTGCTTGGCCTTCTCGATCAACTGGATTGCACCATTGACGGGATCGCATTGACCGCATTCAACATTTATTCTGAATGTCGAGAACAATTGTACCAGAACCGCATCCGTGAACTGAAAAGTGGCAGCGCAATTCTCACCGATGCAGCGTGCCCTTCCGCACTCATGCGGCAACACCTTGACACATCCGGCCCTGACGCCGGGAAGTAG
- the tnpA gene encoding IS200/IS605 family transposase, whose translation MNDIQCLSHTRWDCKFHVVWIPKCRRKILYGQLRKNLGDVFHDLARQKESRIVEGHLQPDHVHMLLSIPPKYSVAQVVGYMKGKSAIYIARNYLGQKKNYNGMHFWARGYFVSTVGADEAMVRAYIRNQEQEDQRVEQLNLFK comes from the coding sequence ATGAACGACATACAATGTTTAAGCCACACAAGATGGGATTGCAAGTTCCATGTAGTGTGGATACCGAAATGCCGAAGAAAAATACTCTATGGCCAACTTCGGAAAAATCTGGGTGATGTGTTCCATGATCTTGCACGGCAAAAAGAAAGTCGGATTGTCGAGGGGCATTTGCAGCCCGATCATGTGCACATGCTACTGTCGATCCCGCCGAAGTATTCGGTGGCCCAGGTTGTGGGCTACATGAAAGGGAAAAGTGCGATTTACATCGCACGCAATTACCTTGGGCAAAAGAAGAACTACAATGGGATGCACTTTTGGGCACGGGGCTATTTTGTGTCAACCGTTGGTGCCGACGAGGCAATGGTTCGCGCATATATCCGTAACCAGGAGCAAGAGGATCAGCGAGTCGAACAACTGAACTTGTTTAAATAG
- a CDS encoding MBL fold metallo-hydrolase: MIKVKFWGVRGSIPCPGPKTMKYGGNTACIELRFPEVNRHVIIDAGSGIRDLANFMLANDLPKGPISTEIYLSHTHWDHIMGFPFFVPVYIPGTRIKVFGPVTYEDEPLEAVVGGQMKYRYFPVNMGELASSIEYQRLKEEPMIDLGDGITLSTAIINHPITTLGYRFSFRGAVFCTAYDTEPFRNLFVTDPNASNYDELMAQEGEEAAREQNQVLENFFRGADLLVHDAQYTRVEYEQGKVGWGHTPIEDAIAAAARAEVKQLALFHHDPERSDDQLDAMTDLYCTTDANHPLRIFFAREGQEIIL, from the coding sequence ATGATCAAAGTCAAATTCTGGGGTGTACGCGGGTCTATCCCCTGCCCCGGCCCAAAGACCATGAAATACGGCGGCAATACCGCCTGCATCGAGCTGCGCTTTCCCGAAGTGAACCGGCACGTCATCATTGACGCTGGTTCCGGCATCCGTGACCTAGCCAACTTCATGCTCGCCAACGATCTTCCCAAGGGGCCGATCTCGACGGAGATCTACTTATCCCATACCCACTGGGACCATATCATGGGCTTCCCCTTTTTCGTGCCGGTGTACATTCCTGGAACCCGGATCAAGGTCTTTGGTCCGGTGACTTATGAGGATGAACCTCTGGAGGCGGTGGTCGGCGGTCAAATGAAGTACCGCTATTTTCCAGTCAACATGGGCGAACTCGCCAGCAGCATTGAATACCAGCGGCTCAAGGAAGAACCAATGATCGATCTTGGCGACGGCATCACCCTGTCGACCGCGATCATCAATCACCCCATCACCACCTTGGGCTACCGTTTCAGTTTCCGGGGCGCGGTTTTCTGCACCGCCTACGACACCGAACCGTTTCGCAACCTGTTCGTCACCGACCCCAATGCCTCCAACTACGACGAGTTGATGGCCCAGGAAGGCGAGGAAGCGGCCCGCGAGCAAAACCAGGTGCTGGAAAATTTTTTCAGAGGCGCCGATCTGCTGGTCCATGACGCGCAGTACACCAGGGTCGAATATGAACAAGGCAAGGTTGGCTGGGGCCATACGCCGATCGAGGATGCGATAGCCGCCGCCGCTCGGGCAGAGGTCAAGCAACTGGCCCTGTTTCATCATGATCCGGAGCGCAGCGATGACCAGTTGGATGCCATGACCGACTTGTACTGCACCACGGATGCAAATCATCCCCTGCGTATCTTTTTTGCCCGGGAAGGGCAGGAAATTATCCTGTAA
- the dsrM gene encoding sulfate reduction electron transfer complex DsrMKJOP subunit DsrM codes for MKYAFPLAAVIALVLIALIAVQIPGMQYLFGVVIPYLAMALFLGGFCYRVIHWAQSPVPFKIPTTCGQGYSLPWIKHDKLEAPVNTAQVVARMFLEIVLFRSLWRNTKASVYAGPKLTYESSKWLWLFAIMFHYSFLVIVVRHMRLFLDPVPWLVSFVETGDSLLQIGAPTMYTTDVTIVLALLFLFGRRLMNPQVRYISLVNDYFPLFLILGIVITGILMRFFLRTNVDINAIKQLAVGLVTFSPTIVTEISSLFYVHLFLVCTLLAYFPFSKLMHMGGVFLSPTRNLANDSRMRRHVNPWNPDIKPHSYASYEDEFREDMIEQGIPVEKELPPKAND; via the coding sequence ATGAAGTACGCCTTCCCTTTGGCGGCAGTAATTGCCCTGGTGTTGATTGCGCTGATAGCCGTGCAGATACCGGGAATGCAATACCTCTTTGGTGTTGTCATACCCTATCTGGCTATGGCGCTGTTCTTAGGCGGTTTTTGTTACCGGGTGATCCATTGGGCCCAATCGCCGGTACCGTTCAAAATCCCAACCACCTGTGGCCAGGGGTACTCGCTCCCCTGGATCAAGCATGACAAGCTCGAAGCCCCGGTCAACACCGCCCAGGTGGTGGCCAGGATGTTTCTTGAAATCGTTCTTTTCCGTTCACTCTGGCGCAACACCAAGGCTTCGGTCTATGCAGGACCCAAGCTGACCTACGAGTCGAGCAAGTGGCTGTGGCTGTTCGCGATCATGTTCCACTACAGCTTCCTGGTGATCGTGGTCCGTCACATGCGTCTCTTCCTCGACCCGGTACCCTGGCTGGTGTCCTTCGTCGAAACGGGCGACTCCCTGCTGCAGATCGGCGCGCCCACCATGTATACCACCGATGTCACCATTGTCCTTGCCCTCCTGTTCCTGTTCGGCCGCCGCTTGATGAACCCGCAGGTCCGCTACATCTCGCTGGTCAACGATTACTTCCCGCTGTTCCTGATCCTCGGGATCGTGATCACCGGGATCCTGATGCGTTTCTTCCTGCGCACCAACGTGGACATCAACGCGATCAAACAACTGGCCGTCGGCTTGGTTACCTTTTCTCCGACCATCGTCACCGAGATCAGTTCACTGTTCTATGTTCATCTCTTTTTAGTGTGCACACTGCTTGCGTACTTTCCTTTCAGCAAGCTCATGCATATGGGCGGTGTCTTCCTCAGCCCGACCCGAAATCTGGCCAACGATTCGAGAATGAGACGCCACGTCAATCCCTGGAACCCGGACATCAAGCCGCACTCCTATGCGAGCTATGAGGACGAATTCCGTGAGGATATGATCGAGCAGGGCATTCCCGTTGAGAAAGAGTTGCCGCCTAAGGCTAATGACTAA
- a CDS encoding Nif11-like leader peptide family natural product precursor — protein MSKRNVEALLIAGGADENIRCRYDALKTKEEFVALAGADGYAFTVQDLDAVLRESGDAFESFGNPPKRVIWWR, from the coding sequence ATGTCGAAAAGAAACGTGGAAGCACTGCTCATCGCCGGCGGAGCTGACGAGAACATTCGCTGCCGATACGATGCGCTGAAAACCAAGGAAGAATTTGTTGCCCTCGCCGGAGCCGATGGCTATGCCTTTACCGTCCAAGATCTCGACGCCGTGCTGCGCGAGTCCGGCGATGCGTTTGAATCCTTTGGCAATCCGCCCAAGCGGGTCATCTGGTGGCGCTGA
- a CDS encoding HDOD domain-containing protein produces MLERNTKLDKIRVVVDKMPSLSTTVGKVLEICSRPDTAPNDLNKVISLDPVLTGQVLKLINSAYYSLVNKVTSLTRAIIMLGLNTVKNLALSTAIIRSVGQAKKSKALPIKAFWAHSIGVGVMAKLLAAERGLPLAEREEYFVAGLLHDLGKIPFGDEYSEVLAQTLKVQEPLNALERKMMEIDHEEVGEMIAAKWKLNAVITDAICHHHSPWDAAAEHRALVATVALADFYVCLFDIGYAGNRFPDETRLEALLELCGLKWNTVVGLRETVDAEITKAEIFLKV; encoded by the coding sequence ATGCTCGAACGAAACACCAAGCTGGATAAAATCCGCGTTGTCGTTGATAAAATGCCAAGCCTGTCGACCACGGTCGGCAAGGTGCTGGAGATCTGCAGCCGACCGGACACCGCGCCCAACGACCTCAACAAGGTCATTTCCCTTGATCCGGTCCTGACCGGACAGGTTCTCAAGCTGATCAATTCCGCCTACTACTCCCTAGTCAACAAGGTCACCTCCCTGACCCGGGCGATTATCATGCTGGGCTTGAACACGGTCAAGAACCTTGCCCTGTCCACCGCCATCATCCGCAGTGTCGGCCAAGCCAAAAAATCCAAGGCCCTCCCCATCAAGGCATTCTGGGCACACTCCATCGGGGTGGGTGTCATGGCCAAGCTGCTCGCCGCCGAGCGCGGTCTGCCCCTGGCCGAACGGGAGGAATATTTTGTCGCCGGCCTGCTCCACGATCTCGGCAAAATCCCCTTTGGCGACGAGTACAGCGAAGTCCTTGCCCAGACATTGAAGGTTCAGGAGCCCCTCAATGCCCTGGAAAGGAAAATGATGGAAATCGACCACGAGGAAGTTGGCGAGATGATTGCCGCCAAGTGGAAGCTCAACGCCGTCATCACCGACGCCATCTGTCATCACCACTCGCCGTGGGATGCGGCTGCGGAGCACCGGGCTTTGGTGGCCACCGTGGCCCTGGCCGATTTTTATGTCTGTCTCTTCGATATCGGCTATGCCGGCAATCGCTTTCCCGACGAAACCCGGCTCGAAGCGTTGCTGGAGTTGTGCGGGCTCAAGTGGAATACCGTTGTCGGCCTCCGGGAAACGGTCGATGCGGAAATCACCAAGGCGGAAATCTTTCTCAAAGTCTGA
- a CDS encoding carboxy terminal-processing peptidase gives MKYRAPIFSRRALPVCALCALFLLTFITACQAKKAAPEAFDEDRNQLIALILSQQLPAQHFSHESLDDNLSRKAFDLYLRQLDPRKRFLLQSDVNQLNAFATHVDDELSRGNVVLPDAGMELLNDRIRQVKKLIDPLLDRGFDLNHLEYLEIEPKKLTFAENREALQERWRLTLKMQVIDTYFDLLEDKKAQQPDIVKQISPEHHPAELKEAIKKVRESTHRALNRLEQQSRQDHYDRYFDAVARAFDPHSDYMAPSSKEDFDIQMSGSLEGIGALLREDDGLIKVIRIIPGSAAEKQGQLQAEDTILAVSEKNGEPVDISEMRIREAVGYIRGPKGTEVRLTVQKPDGSKRTIPIIRDVVRIEETYVKSTVVKQGKHAIGYLRIPSFYRDFVAQSNGKESRNVSDDTLAELIKLKQQKISGLILDLRNNGGGALTDAVQISGLFLPGGPVVQVKDSQGSVRVLEDEDPDVAYDGPLIVLVNQFSASASEILAAALQDYGRAFIIGGEHTHGKGTVQAMMDMNRNLPLLHLQKYDDLGALKLTIQKFYRINGGSTQYKGVEPDLVVPSMFDYLETGEKYMDYSLPWDQVEQVDFAQWNGDRLITEQLRQKGTQWAEKNTAFQKIRQETGKAKARAKQTHVAVFLDGMWQERLELAATRKEAKDAGLLTGNGEDDGEPVEEKKLDELVATDPYIQVALFLFKDGRNAGLSAGASR, from the coding sequence ATGAAATATCGCGCTCCCATATTCTCCCGACGTGCCCTCCCTGTATGCGCTCTTTGCGCTCTTTTTCTCCTGACGTTCATCACCGCGTGTCAGGCGAAGAAGGCTGCTCCCGAGGCATTCGACGAAGACCGCAATCAACTGATCGCCCTGATCCTCAGCCAGCAATTGCCGGCGCAACACTTCAGTCACGAATCCCTGGATGACAACCTGTCGCGCAAGGCGTTTGACCTGTATCTGCGGCAGCTCGATCCCCGCAAGCGATTTTTGCTTCAATCCGACGTCAACCAGCTCAACGCCTTTGCCACCCATGTGGATGACGAACTGAGCCGCGGCAATGTGGTGCTGCCGGACGCGGGCATGGAACTGCTTAACGACCGCATCCGCCAGGTGAAGAAACTGATCGATCCGCTCCTCGATCGGGGATTCGATCTCAACCACTTGGAATACCTTGAAATCGAGCCCAAAAAACTCACTTTTGCCGAAAATAGGGAAGCACTGCAGGAACGCTGGCGCCTGACGCTCAAAATGCAGGTGATCGATACCTATTTCGATCTGCTTGAGGACAAGAAGGCGCAACAACCGGATATTGTCAAACAGATCAGCCCCGAACACCATCCAGCCGAATTGAAGGAGGCGATCAAGAAGGTGCGCGAAAGCACGCACCGGGCGCTGAACCGGCTGGAGCAGCAATCGCGGCAGGATCATTACGACCGTTATTTCGATGCGGTGGCGCGAGCCTTTGACCCGCACAGTGACTACATGGCTCCCTCATCAAAGGAAGACTTCGATATCCAGATGAGCGGTTCGCTGGAAGGGATCGGCGCGCTCCTGCGTGAAGATGATGGCCTGATCAAAGTCATCCGGATCATTCCAGGTAGCGCTGCGGAAAAACAGGGCCAGTTGCAGGCCGAGGACACCATTCTCGCGGTTTCCGAAAAGAATGGGGAGCCGGTTGATATTTCCGAAATGCGCATTCGCGAGGCCGTTGGCTATATTCGAGGCCCCAAGGGCACCGAAGTGCGCCTGACCGTGCAAAAGCCCGACGGCAGCAAACGTACCATTCCAATCATCCGCGATGTGGTGCGGATTGAAGAAACCTATGTCAAATCCACGGTGGTCAAACAGGGAAAACACGCCATCGGCTATCTGCGAATCCCGAGTTTTTACCGTGATTTCGTTGCACAAAGCAATGGCAAGGAGAGCCGTAACGTCAGTGACGACACCCTGGCGGAACTGATCAAGCTCAAACAGCAGAAAATCAGCGGCCTGATTCTCGATCTGCGCAATAATGGCGGCGGAGCGCTCACCGATGCGGTGCAGATTTCAGGCCTCTTCCTTCCTGGTGGCCCGGTGGTCCAGGTCAAGGATTCACAAGGCAGCGTCCGCGTGCTTGAGGACGAAGATCCCGATGTCGCCTACGATGGCCCCCTAATCGTGCTGGTCAACCAGTTCAGTGCCTCGGCATCGGAGATTCTGGCGGCGGCACTGCAGGATTACGGCAGGGCCTTCATTATCGGCGGCGAGCACACCCACGGCAAGGGTACCGTCCAGGCGATGATGGACATGAATAGAAATCTGCCGCTCTTGCATCTGCAGAAATACGACGATCTGGGCGCGCTGAAACTGACCATTCAAAAATTCTATCGTATCAATGGTGGCTCGACGCAATATAAGGGGGTGGAGCCGGATCTCGTGGTGCCCTCGATGTTTGATTATCTGGAAACGGGCGAAAAATATATGGATTATTCCCTGCCCTGGGACCAGGTCGAGCAAGTGGATTTCGCGCAATGGAATGGCGACCGGTTGATTACCGAACAGCTCCGCCAGAAGGGCACACAGTGGGCCGAAAAGAATACCGCCTTTCAGAAGATCAGGCAGGAGACGGGGAAAGCGAAGGCACGAGCAAAACAGACCCATGTGGCGGTGTTTCTCGACGGCATGTGGCAAGAGCGACTGGAACTGGCGGCCACCCGAAAGGAGGCGAAGGATGCTGGATTGCTGACCGGCAACGGAGAGGACGACGGTGAACCGGTCGAAGAGAAAAAGCTGGATGAGCTGGTCGCCACCGATCCGTATATCCAGGTTGCTCTCTTTCTCTTCAAAGACGGAAGAAATGCGGGCCTGTCGGCAGGAGCCTCCCGATAA
- the yedF gene encoding sulfurtransferase-like selenium metabolism protein YedF, whose translation MKPVVLDCIGLSCPQPVLRVKEALEQGVTCIEVLVDNEASRNNVSRFAQSQGHAVACANRPGGGFALTITATAGQSAQSVGAEEYRCTIPTAPKLIYVIASDTMGRGSDELGWALMQTYIQTIKDVSPLPEKIIFYNSGVKLVAAASGGLDALKRLQDLGVEILACGTCLDFFKLKSAIQVGHISNMHEIMQAMTAADKILSPY comes from the coding sequence ATGAAACCTGTTGTCCTCGACTGCATCGGCCTTTCCTGTCCCCAGCCTGTTCTGCGGGTCAAGGAAGCCCTGGAGCAGGGAGTCACCTGCATTGAGGTCTTGGTCGACAACGAGGCCTCGCGGAACAATGTCAGCCGTTTCGCTCAAAGCCAGGGGCATGCCGTGGCATGCGCCAACCGACCCGGCGGCGGTTTCGCCCTGACCATCACTGCCACGGCCGGCCAGAGTGCGCAATCCGTTGGCGCGGAGGAGTATCGATGCACGATCCCAACCGCGCCAAAGCTGATCTACGTGATCGCCTCGGATACTATGGGACGGGGTAGCGACGAACTCGGCTGGGCCCTAATGCAAACCTATATTCAAACCATCAAGGATGTCAGCCCGTTGCCGGAAAAAATCATTTTTTACAACAGCGGTGTCAAACTGGTCGCCGCTGCATCGGGGGGGCTCGACGCACTCAAGCGGCTCCAGGATCTGGGTGTTGAAATCCTCGCCTGTGGCACCTGTCTTGATTTTTTCAAGTTGAAATCAGCCATCCAGGTGGGCCACATTTCCAATATGCATGAAATCATGCAGGCGATGACCGCCGCCGACAAGATACTCAGCCCTTATTAA
- the fusA gene encoding elongation factor G: protein MKKDLNKVRNIGISAHIDSGKTTLTERILFYTQRIHAIHEVRGKDGVGATMDSMELEKERGITIQSAATYCSWRDYDINIIDTPGHVDFTIEVERALRVLDGAVLILCSVGGVQSQSITVNRQMTRYKVPRIAFVNKCDRTGANPFRVTQQLRDKLDLNAIMIQLPIGLESDLAGMVDLVSMKAVYFDGDQGEKIRYEEIPAELREEAEAKREELLDAVSMFSDELMEAMLEEAEIPEALIHEAIRRGTLSLELTPVMIGSAYKNKGVQLLLDAVSAYLPCPTDIENTALDLDKDEAEVVVSNNPSDPLVALAFKLEDGRYGQLTYIRTYQGVIQKGDTIVNSRTGKKAKVGRLVRMHANEMEEIEEAGSGDIVALFGIDCASGDTFCSPGLNWSMSSMHVPAPVISLAIKPVDNKAQINMSKALNRFTKEDPTFKTYVDHETSETIISGMGELHLEVYIERMKREYKAEVEVGAPQVAYRETITQRAEFDYTHKKQTGGSGQYGRVAGYMEPLEEGEYEFADQIVGGVIPREFISSCDKGFQKSLEKGTLTGAPITGVRVAINDGSYHAVDSSDIAFQLASIGAFKQGYAKAAPVIMEPIMKVAVEGPSEFQGAVMGSLNQRRGVIIGTFEEGNYTVVEAEMPLAEMFGYSTTLRSLTQGKAEFTMEFATYKQVPKGVADELIKAFAAQKKDA, encoded by the coding sequence ATGAAAAAAGACTTGAACAAAGTACGGAATATCGGCATCAGCGCCCATATTGACTCGGGCAAGACCACTCTGACCGAGCGCATTCTGTTTTACACCCAGCGCATCCATGCCATCCATGAGGTCCGGGGCAAGGACGGCGTCGGCGCCACCATGGATTCCATGGAACTGGAAAAGGAGCGCGGCATCACCATCCAATCCGCCGCCACCTACTGCTCGTGGAGGGACTATGACATCAACATCATCGACACCCCCGGTCACGTCGACTTCACCATCGAGGTGGAGCGCGCCCTGCGGGTGCTCGACGGCGCGGTGCTCATCCTCTGCTCGGTGGGCGGCGTGCAGTCGCAGTCCATCACCGTCAACCGCCAGATGACCCGCTACAAGGTGCCGCGCATCGCCTTTGTCAACAAATGCGACCGGACCGGCGCTAATCCCTTCCGCGTCACCCAGCAGTTGCGTGACAAGTTGGATCTCAACGCGATCATGATTCAGCTGCCCATCGGCCTGGAGAGCGATCTGGCGGGCATGGTCGATCTGGTCAGCATGAAGGCGGTCTACTTCGACGGCGATCAGGGCGAGAAGATCCGGTATGAAGAGATCCCCGCCGAGTTGCGCGAAGAGGCGGAAGCCAAACGGGAAGAACTGCTCGACGCGGTGTCCATGTTCTCCGACGAGCTGATGGAGGCCATGCTGGAAGAGGCCGAGATTCCCGAGGCATTGATTCACGAGGCCATCCGCCGCGGCACCCTGAGCCTGGAGCTGACTCCGGTGATGATCGGTTCGGCCTACAAGAACAAGGGCGTGCAGCTGCTGCTCGACGCGGTCAGCGCCTATCTGCCCTGCCCCACGGACATCGAAAACACCGCCCTGGATTTGGACAAGGACGAGGCTGAGGTGGTGGTCAGCAACAATCCCAGCGATCCGCTGGTGGCCCTGGCGTTTAAGCTCGAGGATGGCCGCTACGGTCAGCTGACCTACATTCGTACCTATCAGGGCGTGATCCAGAAGGGTGACACCATTGTCAACAGCCGTACCGGCAAGAAGGCCAAGGTGGGGCGTCTGGTGCGGATGCATGCCAACGAGATGGAAGAGATCGAAGAAGCGGGTTCCGGCGATATCGTTGCCCTGTTCGGCATCGATTGCGCCTCCGGCGACACCTTCTGCAGCCCCGGCCTGAACTGGTCGATGAGTTCCATGCATGTGCCCGCGCCCGTTATCTCCCTGGCCATCAAGCCGGTGGACAACAAGGCGCAGATCAACATGTCCAAGGCTCTCAACCGCTTCACCAAGGAAGACCCCACCTTCAAGACCTATGTCGATCACGAGACCAGCGAGACCATCATCTCCGGCATGGGCGAGCTGCATCTTGAGGTCTATATCGAGCGGATGAAGCGGGAATACAAGGCCGAGGTCGAGGTCGGCGCACCGCAGGTCGCCTACCGCGAGACCATCACCCAGCGGGCCGAATTTGACTACACCCACAAGAAACAGACCGGTGGTTCCGGTCAGTACGGCCGGGTTGCCGGCTACATGGAGCCGCTCGAAGAAGGCGAGTACGAGTTTGCCGATCAAATCGTCGGCGGCGTCATCCCGCGAGAATTCATCAGTTCTTGCGACAAGGGTTTCCAGAAATCGCTGGAGAAAGGCACCCTCACCGGCGCGCCGATCACCGGAGTCCGGGTGGCGATCAACGATGGTTCCTACCACGCGGTCGACTCCTCGGACATCGCCTTCCAGCTGGCCTCCATCGGCGCCTTCAAGCAGGGATACGCCAAGGCCGCGCCGGTGATCATGGAGCCGATCATGAAGGTGGCGGTGGAGGGCCCCTCAGAATTCCAGGGCGCGGTCATGGGCAGCCTCAATCAACGCCGGGGCGTGATCATCGGCACCTTCGAGGAAGGCAACTATACCGTGGTCGAGGCGGAGATGCCATTGGCCGAGATGTTTGGCTACTCGACCACGCTCCGGTCGCTTACCCAGGGCAAGGCCGAGTTCACCATGGAATTCGCCACCTACAAACAGGTGCCCAAGGGCGTGGCTGATGAGCTGATCAAGGCCTTTGCCGCGCAGAAAAAGGATGCGTGA